One Prolixibacteraceae bacterium DNA segment encodes these proteins:
- a CDS encoding ATP-grasp domain-containing protein has protein sequence MKKISSILIANRGEIAIRIANTAHKMGIEVYGLMTHYEPNAVYLMHMDHVVDVTGHSHENIFMNPDKIAEIAKENGVSSVHPGYGFLSESRELAEACDKEGVILIGPSAQAIEDMGDKGVARKMAKAAGVPILEGSKDIVENIEDAKVLADNIGYPVIIKAVAGGGGKGMRVARNSEELEMMFKMARREAEGIFNNSDVFIEKYVEDPHHIEFQILADMHGNVVHLFERECSIQRKHQKLVEEAPSPALNDQLRAKMGEAAVNITKYANYYSAGTVEFLVDSEKNFYFLEMNTRIQVEHPITEAITGVDLIEQMIRIAEGENLSFKQEDIKINGACVEYRLNAEDVQSNFAPAFGIIEQYDFPTHPNLRLDTGYKNGIVVPPYFDSMVAKVIVSAESRDKVLEISKDIFEDIKIKGIKTTLPFFKKVLDTPSFVKGSYTTSFLLKDVDQVYLQKPNEEMVAAYVAMQLYLNNKSDIETGDLEQKFTSPWLQSKYLKNF, from the coding sequence ATGAAAAAAATATCATCTATACTTATCGCCAATAGAGGGGAGATTGCTATTCGTATAGCAAATACTGCTCATAAAATGGGAATAGAAGTTTATGGTCTAATGACACATTATGAGCCAAATGCTGTTTATTTAATGCATATGGATCATGTGGTGGATGTCACAGGTCATTCTCATGAAAATATATTCATGAACCCTGATAAAATAGCTGAGATTGCTAAAGAAAATGGTGTCTCTTCGGTGCATCCAGGTTATGGATTCTTGTCTGAGAGTAGAGAGTTAGCTGAAGCATGCGATAAAGAGGGTGTTATCCTTATTGGCCCTTCCGCTCAAGCGATTGAAGATATGGGGGACAAAGGGGTTGCTCGTAAGATGGCTAAAGCCGCTGGTGTACCAATTCTTGAGGGAAGTAAAGATATTGTTGAGAATATAGAAGATGCTAAAGTTTTAGCAGATAATATCGGATACCCTGTGATCATTAAAGCCGTTGCTGGTGGTGGTGGTAAAGGAATGCGTGTTGCCCGCAACTCAGAAGAACTAGAGATGATGTTTAAGATGGCCCGTCGTGAAGCAGAAGGTATCTTTAACAACTCAGATGTTTTTATTGAGAAATATGTGGAAGATCCTCATCATATCGAGTTCCAGATTCTTGCTGATATGCATGGAAATGTAGTACACCTTTTTGAAAGAGAGTGTAGTATTCAACGTAAGCACCAAAAGCTTGTCGAAGAGGCACCATCTCCTGCTCTAAATGATCAATTGAGAGCAAAGATGGGGGAAGCAGCTGTAAATATCACTAAATATGCAAACTATTATAGTGCTGGAACAGTTGAGTTCTTGGTGGATAGCGAGAAGAATTTCTATTTTCTTGAGATGAATACTAGAATCCAAGTGGAGCACCCTATTACTGAGGCGATCACTGGAGTGGATTTGATTGAGCAGATGATCCGTATCGCTGAAGGAGAAAATCTCTCTTTCAAGCAAGAGGATATCAAGATAAATGGTGCTTGTGTGGAATATCGTTTAAATGCTGAAGATGTACAATCTAATTTTGCTCCTGCTTTTGGAATTATTGAGCAATATGATTTTCCTACGCATCCAAATTTGAGATTGGATACAGGGTACAAAAATGGTATCGTAGTTCCTCCATATTTTGATTCTATGGTGGCTAAAGTGATTGTTTCTGCAGAAAGTCGTGATAAGGTTTTAGAGATATCAAAAGATATTTTTGAAGATATTAAGATAAAAGGAATCAAAACAACTTTACCATTCTTTAAGAAAGTATTAGATACTCCTTCTTTTGTTAAAGGAAGCTATACTACTTCGTTCTTACTTAAAGACGTTGATCAAGTATATCTTCAGAAACCCAATGAGGAGATGGTTGCTGCTTACGTCGCAATGCAACTGTATTTAAATAATAAGAGTGATATTGAAACAGGAGATTTAGAGCAAAAGTTTACTTCTCCATGGTTACAAAGTAAGTACTTAAAAAACTTTTAA
- a CDS encoding biotin/lipoyl-binding protein — protein MITRKRRTNNFYVGGENEYKFVEELGELKSLNGEKISIGTDFSNEEIVLTLDGTEHKAQIVSIKKNKCTVLVNGNSYNFVIDTEISKRRKEILARDEDEKEQEVLAPIPGKIVDVFVAKGQNVEAGQIILTLEAMKMQNEILAPISGVVTELNIKPEQVVVAGHKMAIIEVM, from the coding sequence ATGATTACACGTAAAAGAAGAACCAATAACTTCTATGTTGGCGGTGAAAACGAATATAAATTTGTTGAAGAGTTAGGAGAGTTGAAATCTTTGAATGGCGAGAAAATAAGTATTGGTACTGATTTCTCTAATGAAGAGATCGTTTTAACTCTTGATGGTACAGAGCATAAAGCACAAATTGTCTCTATTAAAAAGAACAAGTGTACTGTGCTCGTGAATGGTAATAGCTATAATTTTGTTATCGATACAGAGATCTCTAAAAGAAGAAAAGAGATTTTAGCTCGTGATGAGGATGAGAAAGAACAAGAGGTACTGGCCCCTATTCCAGGAAAAATTGTGGATGTTTTTGTAGCAAAAGGGCAAAATGTCGAAGCTGGACAGATTATTCTAACTCTTGAGGCTATGAAGATGCAAAATGAAATTCTTGCTCCAATTTCTGGTGTAGTTACAGAACTAAATATTAAACCAGAACAGGTGGTTGTTGCTGGTCATAAAATGGCGATAATTGAGGTCATGTAA
- a CDS encoding alpha/beta hydrolase, with translation MKKIKVLIVCIIFLIVGYFVGPKMEQYDLSLELPNVDKSGKELEEWIQQRESKVNIKDDNEARIIWNNPNTKEATDYVLLYLHGFSASWYEGAPINMNIANDMKANAFFARLHDHGLVEDNPLLDMKPNLLYDSAKEALMIAHQLGKKVIIMSTSTGGTLSLKLAADFPELVDGLILYSPNIVIKQAEARLLSKPWGLDIAKMAMGGNFRTFHDTGKIAQYWYQKYRVEGMVYLQQLLDQTMNKETFSKVTCPTFVGAYYKDEKHEDNTVSVKAIKEMIPLLGSEKKELILFPNADTHVIANGLQSHSWVRVEKMTLKFIQENILKSK, from the coding sequence ATGAAAAAGATTAAGGTACTGATAGTTTGTATTATTTTTCTAATAGTTGGGTACTTCGTCGGACCGAAAATGGAACAATATGACCTATCGCTTGAGCTACCCAATGTGGATAAAAGTGGAAAAGAATTAGAAGAATGGATACAACAAAGAGAGAGTAAAGTAAATATAAAAGATGACAACGAAGCTCGTATTATTTGGAATAATCCGAACACTAAAGAAGCCACAGATTACGTTTTACTTTATCTTCATGGATTCTCCGCATCATGGTACGAAGGTGCTCCAATAAACATGAATATTGCAAACGACATGAAAGCCAATGCATTCTTTGCACGTCTTCATGACCATGGATTGGTGGAGGATAACCCTCTATTAGATATGAAACCGAATCTGCTATATGACTCAGCAAAAGAAGCTTTGATGATAGCCCACCAACTAGGAAAAAAAGTGATTATCATGAGCACTTCTACTGGAGGAACATTGTCTTTAAAACTAGCAGCGGACTTCCCCGAACTTGTAGATGGTTTAATATTATACTCCCCTAATATTGTGATTAAACAAGCCGAAGCAAGACTTCTCTCAAAACCTTGGGGACTAGACATCGCAAAGATGGCAATGGGAGGAAATTTTAGAACATTTCATGATACAGGTAAAATTGCGCAATATTGGTATCAGAAATATAGAGTAGAAGGCATGGTCTATCTTCAACAGCTACTAGATCAAACCATGAATAAAGAGACATTTTCAAAAGTGACTTGCCCAACATTTGTAGGAGCCTACTATAAAGATGAGAAACACGAGGACAACACAGTTAGCGTAAAGGCTATTAAAGAGATGATTCCTCTTTTAGGATCAGAGAAGAAAGAGCTTATTCTTTTTCCTAATGCAGACACACATGTGATAGCCAATGGACTTCAATCGCACAGCTGGGTTCGTGTAGAGAAAATGACATTAAAATTTAT
- a CDS encoding MotA/TolQ/ExbB proton channel family protein, which translates to MHTLSILLNTAAQAATETAKNLNTQVSTSLTPADIFEKGGVMMYPLVILSIIALYIFGERYFAIARARKFDNNMMNEIKQKIKAQEFNDALLICETSNTPMGRMIAKGIRRMGRPLSDVQTAIENVGNLEISKLEKGLPVLASVSGGAPMIGFLGTVMGMIQAFYEMSSAKNVDISNLAGGIYTAMSTTAGGLLVGILAYFAYNILVARVDKTVAIMEHTSTEFMDILHEPTKK; encoded by the coding sequence ATGCATACCCTATCTATTTTACTTAACACTGCAGCACAAGCAGCGACAGAAACAGCAAAAAATTTAAATACGCAGGTAAGCACTAGTCTTACTCCTGCTGACATTTTCGAAAAGGGTGGAGTAATGATGTATCCACTAGTGATTTTATCAATCATTGCTCTATATATTTTCGGAGAACGTTATTTTGCTATTGCAAGGGCAAGAAAGTTTGACAATAACATGATGAATGAGATCAAACAAAAGATCAAAGCACAAGAATTCAATGATGCACTACTTATTTGTGAAACTTCCAATACTCCTATGGGGCGAATGATTGCAAAAGGAATACGTAGAATGGGACGTCCTTTGAGTGACGTACAGACTGCTATCGAAAATGTAGGAAACCTTGAGATCTCGAAACTAGAAAAAGGACTTCCTGTACTTGCCAGTGTTTCTGGTGGAGCTCCAATGATTGGATTTTTGGGAACAGTAATGGGAATGATTCAAGCCTTTTATGAAATGTCAAGTGCTAAAAATGTAGATATATCAAACCTTGCAGGAGGTATCTATACTGCGATGTCTACAACTGCAGGAGGTCTACTAGTTGGTATCCTTGCTTACTTTGCATATAATATTTTGGTTGCGCGCGTAGACAAAACTGTTGCAATTATGGAGCATACTTCAACAGAATTTATGGATATATTACACGAACCAACAAAAAAATAA
- a CDS encoding acyl-CoA carboxylase subunit beta: protein MKDNRIHYKRFNERDQRFNERFDDAYFERQHAKGKLTAIERIDILLDEDSFVEIDAFALPLDYKGDNPKALGDGVICGYGKINQRDVLVYAQDFNYQGGSLGTIHAEKIQKVQDLGLRMGHPVIGLIDSGGARIQEGIASLAGYAGIFMNNVKSSGVIPQISVILGPAAGGAVYSPALTDFIFMTRKTAYMFVTGPNVVKEVLNEDTTSEKLGGADVHSTKSGVADFIYDDEEHTLLGVRKLLSYLPSNNVEHPPVAKNANILPDGMENISKIIPDDSNKPYDVIEIINRLVDKGSFFETAEGYAQSIVTGLARLNNQVIGIVANQPKHLAGTLDIDSSRKAARFVRFCDAFHIPILVLEDVPGFLPGIEQEHAAIIKHGAKLLFAFAEASVPKITVILRKAYGGAYIVMNSNKMGGDFNFAWPTAEIAVMGPEGAVKILNRREIEASDDPEALRRSLILKYKEEVANPYIADQKGYIDEVILPESTREKLIKAFSLLENKFEEKSSKKHGNIPL, encoded by the coding sequence ATGAAAGATAATAGAATACATTACAAGAGATTCAACGAACGCGATCAGAGGTTTAATGAAAGATTTGATGATGCTTACTTTGAACGTCAACATGCCAAAGGGAAATTGACTGCCATCGAACGTATCGATATTTTGTTAGATGAAGACTCTTTTGTTGAGATTGATGCTTTTGCATTGCCTTTAGATTATAAAGGAGATAACCCTAAAGCATTGGGAGATGGCGTGATTTGTGGATATGGAAAGATAAATCAACGTGATGTCTTGGTATATGCACAAGATTTTAACTATCAAGGTGGTTCTCTTGGAACTATCCATGCCGAGAAGATACAAAAGGTGCAAGACCTTGGTCTTCGTATGGGACACCCTGTAATCGGTTTGATTGATTCTGGAGGTGCTCGTATCCAAGAAGGAATTGCTAGTTTGGCTGGTTATGCTGGGATTTTTATGAACAACGTAAAGTCTTCTGGTGTAATTCCTCAAATTTCTGTTATATTAGGTCCTGCAGCAGGTGGTGCGGTATATTCGCCAGCATTAACGGATTTCATCTTTATGACTCGTAAAACAGCTTATATGTTTGTGACGGGGCCAAATGTGGTGAAAGAGGTGCTTAATGAAGATACCACAAGTGAAAAATTAGGTGGTGCTGATGTACATAGTACAAAAAGTGGTGTTGCCGATTTTATATACGATGACGAAGAGCATACTTTATTAGGGGTTCGAAAACTGTTAAGTTATCTACCTTCTAATAATGTGGAACATCCTCCAGTGGCAAAAAATGCAAATATTTTGCCTGATGGAATGGAAAATATCTCGAAGATTATTCCTGATGATTCAAATAAACCTTATGATGTGATAGAGATTATTAATCGTCTGGTGGATAAAGGCTCTTTCTTCGAAACAGCGGAAGGATATGCGCAAAGTATCGTTACAGGTTTAGCTCGTTTGAATAACCAAGTGATTGGTATTGTTGCAAATCAACCAAAACACTTGGCTGGTACTCTAGATATTGATTCTTCAAGAAAAGCTGCAAGGTTTGTTCGTTTTTGTGATGCATTCCATATTCCAATTTTGGTCTTGGAAGATGTGCCTGGTTTCTTACCTGGTATTGAACAGGAGCATGCTGCAATTATTAAGCATGGAGCAAAACTTCTTTTCGCTTTTGCAGAAGCATCTGTTCCTAAAATTACTGTAATCCTACGTAAAGCCTATGGTGGTGCTTATATTGTGATGAATAGTAATAAGATGGGAGGAGACTTCAATTTTGCATGGCCGACAGCGGAAATTGCTGTGATGGGACCTGAAGGAGCGGTGAAAATATTAAATCGTAGAGAGATTGAGGCTTCAGACGATCCTGAAGCACTTCGTCGTTCATTGATTCTTAAGTATAAAGAAGAGGTTGCCAATCCATATATTGCAGATCAAAAAGGATATATTGATGAGGTAATTCTACCAGAATCTACTCGTGAAAAATTGATTAAGGCATTTTCTCTATTAGAAAATAAATTCGAAGAGAAGAGTTCTAAGAAGCACGGTAACATTCCACTTTAA
- a CDS encoding biopolymer transporter ExbD, whose translation MSLKRRSKVDATFSMSSMTDIVFLLLVFFMIASTMIGPPSLKIALPESSQGKSNKSIFTIYINSNVKYSYSNGTDDAISCNFSDLSPALQTTFPQGEIKKGQPRPVVMLQAEKSVPVEEVVKVMSLARELNYTLLLGTTNKK comes from the coding sequence ATGTCGTTAAAAAGAAGAAGCAAAGTTGATGCTACTTTTAGTATGTCATCAATGACTGATATTGTATTCCTTTTGTTGGTGTTTTTCATGATAGCATCTACTATGATAGGGCCACCAAGCCTTAAAATAGCCCTTCCAGAGAGTTCACAAGGAAAAAGTAATAAATCTATATTCACGATATATATCAACAGTAATGTAAAATATAGTTACTCCAACGGAACAGATGATGCAATTAGCTGTAACTTCAGTGACCTTTCTCCTGCATTACAAACAACGTTTCCACAAGGAGAGATTAAGAAAGGACAACCAAGACCAGTAGTCATGTTACAAGCAGAAAAATCAGTTCCAGTAGAGGAAGTAGTGAAAGTTATGAGCTTAGCAAGAGAGTTGAACTATACTCTATTACTTGGCACAACAAATAAAAAATAG